In Mesoplodon densirostris isolate mMesDen1 chromosome 5, mMesDen1 primary haplotype, whole genome shotgun sequence, a single window of DNA contains:
- the LOC132491423 gene encoding endoribonuclease YbeY-like isoform X3: protein MSLVVRNLQRAVPLRRARLREKVQAVRGALGVQRFDLGVVCVDNRKIQQINRIYRDKDTPTDVLSFPFHENLKAGEIPQPDFPDDYNLGDIFLGVEYIFQHCRENEDYYDILTVSAEMTDPDWQSKG, encoded by the exons ATGAGCTTGGTTGTGAGGAACCTGCAGCGGGCGGTGCCCCTGAGGCGGGCGCGGCTCCGCGAGAAGGTGCAGGCGGTGCGGGGAGCCCTGGGGGTGCAGAGGTTCGACCTGGGGGTCGTCTGTGTCGACAACAGAAAGATTCAGCAGATTAATAGAATCTACAGAGACAAAGATACCCCAACAGATGTGCTTTCCTTTCCATTTCACGAG AATCTGAAAGCAGGCGAAATTCCCCAGCCTGATTTTCCAGATGACTATAATTTAGGAGATATTTTCCTGGGAGTGGAGTATATCTTCCAGCACTGCAGAGAAAATGAAGATTACTATGACATCCTGACTGTAAGTGCTGAAATGACAGATCCTGATTGGCAAAGCAAAGGCTGA
- the LOC132491423 gene encoding endoribonuclease YbeY-like isoform X1: MSLVVRNLQRAVPLRRARLREKVQAVRGALGVQRFDLGVVCVDNRKIQQINRIYRDKDTPTDVLSFPFHENLKAGEIPQPDFPDDYNLGDIFLGVEYIFQHCRENEDYYDILTVTATHGLCHLLGFTHSTEAEWQKMYQKEKQVLEELSRHTGTRLQPLSRGLF; encoded by the exons ATGAGCTTGGTTGTGAGGAACCTGCAGCGGGCGGTGCCCCTGAGGCGGGCGCGGCTCCGCGAGAAGGTGCAGGCGGTGCGGGGAGCCCTGGGGGTGCAGAGGTTCGACCTGGGGGTCGTCTGTGTCGACAACAGAAAGATTCAGCAGATTAATAGAATCTACAGAGACAAAGATACCCCAACAGATGTGCTTTCCTTTCCATTTCACGAG AATCTGAAAGCAGGCGAAATTCCCCAGCCTGATTTTCCAGATGACTATAATTTAGGAGATATTTTCCTGGGAGTGGAGTATATCTTCCAGCACTGCAGAGAAAATGAAGATTACTATGACATCCTGACT GTGACTGCCACCCACGGGCTCTGTCACCTGCTGGGCTTCACACACAGCACGGAGGCCGAGTGGCAGAAG ATgtaccagaaggagaagcagGTTCTCGAGGAGCTGAGCAGGCACACAGGGACCAGGCTTCAGCCCCTGAGCAGGGGCCTCTTCTGA
- the LOC132491423 gene encoding endoribonuclease YbeY-like isoform X2: MSLVVRNLQRAVPLRRARLREKVQAVRGALGVQRFDLGVVCVDNRKIQQINRIYRDKDTPTDVLSFPFHENLKAGEIPQPDFPDDYNLGDIFLGVEYIFQHCRENEDYYDILTMYQKEKQVLEELSRHTGTRLQPLSRGLF, from the exons ATGAGCTTGGTTGTGAGGAACCTGCAGCGGGCGGTGCCCCTGAGGCGGGCGCGGCTCCGCGAGAAGGTGCAGGCGGTGCGGGGAGCCCTGGGGGTGCAGAGGTTCGACCTGGGGGTCGTCTGTGTCGACAACAGAAAGATTCAGCAGATTAATAGAATCTACAGAGACAAAGATACCCCAACAGATGTGCTTTCCTTTCCATTTCACGAG AATCTGAAAGCAGGCGAAATTCCCCAGCCTGATTTTCCAGATGACTATAATTTAGGAGATATTTTCCTGGGAGTGGAGTATATCTTCCAGCACTGCAGAGAAAATGAAGATTACTATGACATCCTGACT ATgtaccagaaggagaagcagGTTCTCGAGGAGCTGAGCAGGCACACAGGGACCAGGCTTCAGCCCCTGAGCAGGGGCCTCTTCTGA